Part of the Desulfatiglans anilini DSM 4660 genome is shown below.
CAACGCAAACCAACCAAACGGAACGAACTGAAAGATCGGAAGATGACCATGTCAGGCACGGAAGAGAACAAAACGGAACAGCCGACGATCGCTTTGGCTGATCGATTTATGTTTCCGACCTACGCCCGGTTTCCTATCTGCCTCGTGCGGGGTGAAGGCTGCCGGGTCTGGGACGAGGCCGGGAAGAGCTATCTGGATTTCGTGGGCGGCATCGCCGTCTGCGCCCTTGGACACAGCTCGCCGCTGGTGACGCGGATCCTCGAGGAGCAGTCCCGAAAGCTGGTGCATGTATCCAACCTCTACTACACGCAGCCGCAGGCGGAACTGGCGCGGCTGCTGGTGGAGCACAGCTTCGCGGACCGGTGCTTTTTCTGCAACAGCGGGGCCGAGGCGAACGAGGCCGCCATCAAGCTTGCCCGGCGCTGGGCCCATGAAAAATACGGCCCGGAGCGCTATCACATCGTTTCTATGGCGAATTCCTTTCACGGGAGGACCATGGCGACCCTCTCGGCGACCGGCCAGGCCAAGATCCAGAAGGGGTACGACCCGCTCCTGCAGGGATTCAAATTCGTTCCCTTCAACGATCTGGAGGCCCTTTCGCAGGCGGTGGACGGGACCGTCTGCGCCGTCATCCTGGAGCCCATCCAGGGCGAGGGCGGGGTGGTGGTGCCGTCGCCGGGCTATCTCGAGGGGGTCAGGCGCCTGTGCGACGAACGGGGCACGCTCCTGATCTACGACGAGGTCCAGGTCGGGATGGGGCGGACCGGCCGGCTTTTCGCACACGAGCATTTCGGGGTGGCGCCGGATATCATGTCGCTTGCCAAGGCGCTCGCCAACGGCCTGCCCATGGGGGCCATGCTGGCCCGCGAGGCCTTGACACCCGCCTTCGGCCCGGGCAGTCATGCCACGACCTTCGGCGGCACACCGCTGGTGTCCGCGGTCGCCAGGGCCGTTCTCACGAGCATCCTCGAGGATGGTTGGCTCGATCATTGCCGTGAGGCGGGGGGATATTTCAGGTCACGGCTCGAGGCCCTGCGAGACAGGTATGGATTCGTCAAGGAGGTGCGGGGGATCGGGTTGATCGTCG
Proteins encoded:
- a CDS encoding aspartate aminotransferase family protein; the encoded protein is MSGTEENKTEQPTIALADRFMFPTYARFPICLVRGEGCRVWDEAGKSYLDFVGGIAVCALGHSSPLVTRILEEQSRKLVHVSNLYYTQPQAELARLLVEHSFADRCFFCNSGAEANEAAIKLARRWAHEKYGPERYHIVSMANSFHGRTMATLSATGQAKIQKGYDPLLQGFKFVPFNDLEALSQAVDGTVCAVILEPIQGEGGVVVPSPGYLEGVRRLCDERGTLLIYDEVQVGMGRTGRLFAHEHFGVAPDIMSLAKALANGLPMGAMLAREALTPAFGPGSHATTFGGTPLVSAVARAVLTSILEDGWLDHCREAGGYFRSRLEALRDRYGFVKEVRGIGLIVGMELDVPGGPIVKACMDEGFLINCTQDRILRFVPPLIVKKEEIDQLVEALDRILGSVASPG